One Fuerstiella marisgermanici DNA window includes the following coding sequences:
- a CDS encoding nucleoside monophosphate kinase: protein MSDTNVKTDELKPNTFFIEVTGAGLPEVDGLFVPSTAPPAESESGTVSSPGYWNGRMAWDRADGLSARSPALSYSNSYQSWRICRLDGHLAYDATCDDEMPPTDREWHTYKKGVAPAPKVVLHHFDPRLPCPKPNVIFVLGGPGTGKGTMCELAESQLGWVHLSTGDLLRADRQKGGSTAAAIEESISAGQLVPNEIVVRLLKDAMETTTRTTGRNNFLLDGFPRSLTNLEGWHEMFGRDAELPRMLYFECPFEVLEKRILARAKYTGRSDDNVESMKLRFDTFKSETLPTVELFRSKGRCVEIDTSQDRQTVYALVASNLAEYTDQKLAAQPLSERAEMLLGLRPYS from the coding sequence ATGAGTGACACGAACGTGAAGACAGACGAACTTAAGCCGAACACGTTTTTTATTGAAGTGACCGGGGCTGGCTTGCCTGAAGTGGATGGGTTGTTCGTTCCTTCGACGGCGCCTCCAGCCGAATCGGAATCGGGAACGGTATCGAGCCCTGGCTACTGGAACGGCAGGATGGCGTGGGATCGTGCTGATGGTTTGTCTGCCAGAAGCCCGGCGCTGTCGTATTCGAATAGTTACCAGTCGTGGAGAATATGCCGTCTGGATGGTCATCTCGCCTACGATGCCACGTGTGACGATGAAATGCCGCCGACGGACAGAGAATGGCACACCTACAAGAAGGGAGTTGCGCCTGCACCGAAAGTCGTCCTTCACCATTTTGACCCAAGACTGCCCTGTCCGAAGCCCAACGTTATTTTTGTTCTTGGCGGGCCTGGAACAGGCAAAGGCACGATGTGTGAACTCGCCGAATCGCAGCTTGGCTGGGTGCACTTGTCGACCGGCGATCTATTGCGTGCTGACCGACAAAAGGGGGGCTCGACAGCGGCAGCGATTGAAGAATCCATTTCTGCCGGCCAATTGGTCCCGAACGAAATCGTGGTGAGGCTGCTGAAGGACGCGATGGAGACGACGACCAGAACAACAGGAAGGAACAACTTCCTGCTGGACGGCTTTCCTCGGTCGCTCACGAATCTGGAGGGCTGGCACGAAATGTTTGGACGGGATGCTGAGTTACCTCGGATGCTGTACTTTGAGTGTCCTTTCGAGGTTCTGGAAAAGCGAATTCTGGCCCGTGCCAAGTACACCGGACGAAGCGACGACAACGTTGAGAGCATGAAGCTAAGGTTCGACACGTTTAAGTCGGAAACATTGCCGACTGTTGAGTTATTCCGAAGCAAAGGCCGATGCGTTGAGATCGATACGAGTCAGGATCGACAGACCGTCTACGCGCTCGTCGCCAGCAATCTCGCTGAGTACACCGATCAGAAACTCGCCGCTCAACCGCTTTCTGAGAGAGCAGAAATGTTGCTCGGCCTGCGACCATATTCGTGA